The Halobaculum magnesiiphilum genome contains the following window.
CGAACATCCAGATCCTCGACGTGCCGGGGCTGATCGAGGGCGCCGCCGGCGGCCGCGGCGGCGGCAAGGAGGTGCTGTCGGTCGTGCGGACCGCGGACCTCGTGGTGTTCATGCTCTCGGTGTTCGAGATCGACCAGTACGAGCGCCTCCGTCACGAACTGTACGAGAACAAGGTCCGCCTCGACACCGAGCCGCCGAACATCTCCGTTCGCAAGACCCACAAGGACGGCATCCAGGTGACGATGCGCGACGACGTCTCCCTCGACGAGGAGACGGTGAAGGACGTCCTCCGCGCGCACGGCTTCGTCAACGCCGACGTGACCATCCCGCACGACCTCACGATCGACGAGCTCATCGACGGCGTGATGGACAACCGCGAGTACCTCCCCTCCATCGTCGCCGTGAACAAGGCGGACCTCATCGACGAGGACTACCTCCCCACGGTCAACGAGGACCTCCGCGAGCACGGCATCGATCCCGACGACGCGATCTTCATCTCCGCCGAGGAGGAGAAGGGGCTCGACGTCCTGAAGGAGCGTATCTTCGACGCGCTCGGGCTCATCCGGATCTACATGGACAAGCCGGGCCGCGGCGTCGACTACGACGAGCCGCTCGTGCTCCGCGAGGGCGACACCGTCGGCGACGCCTGCGCGAAGCTCGGCGGCAGCTTCGACGAGCGCTTCAAGTTCGCGCGCGTCTCGGGCCCCTCCGCGAAACACGACGAACAGCAGGTCGGCCAGGGGCACGAACTCGCCGACGAGGACGTGCTCCGGATCGTCGCCAGGAAGTAGCGTGGTCGGCGTGTGGGCGCGCCTCCCGCGGGCGACTCCCCGGCGGGTGCTGGCCGCCGTCCTGCTGTGCGGGCTCGTTCCGTGGTCGGTGCAGCTGTTCTCCGCGAGCACCATCCCGTTCCTCCGGTTCGTCTGGGGCGGGCTCTCGTTCACGCCCGTGATCTACGCGCGAACGCTCCCCGAGTACCTCGCGCTGTCGGGGTCGCCGCTGCTGGTCCCGTGGGTCGTCGCCGCCGCGTGTTGGCTCCTCGCGGTCGCCTCCGCGTCGCTGGCGCTCGTCGACCGCGAGGACCCGCGGGTCACCGCCGGGCTGCTCGTACTCGCGGGCGCGGTGAACGCCTCCGTCGCCCTCCGGTTCGGGATACAGCCGTCGCGGACCGGCTACCCCGTCGGGACGCTCGCGCTGTGGGCGGTCGCGGCGTGGCGCTACCGCGCGTGGACGCGGCAGTAACGTGCCGTCCGCTCAGCTCTCGCCGCGGCTCACGAGATGCTCACTTCGAACGGTGTGACGTGCGTGAGCAGGAAGTCCGTCTCGGCGAGTGCCCGCCGCGCCGGATCGTCGAGGTCGGAGATGTCCGCCTCGACGGGGTCGAGATTCGACGCCCAGTCCCCGAGCAGGTCGTCGACGACGCGAGCGGCCGCCGAGGGGAGCGGGTCGAGGTGCAGGGTCGGCGCGTCGGTCGCGGATCCGTCGGCCGCCGCCTCCTCGGTCGGTGTCACGGTCCCGACGTACCACACCGTCGTCGAGAAGAACGCGGCGTCGGTCTGTTGGCGCTCGCGACCGCGGTACACCGTGCCGTCGTAGCGGACGTAGCCGCCGACGAACTCTGTGCGCGCCCACGTCCCCAGCGGTGTGTGCGGCTCGACGGTCGCCCGGCCGCCCTCGATGGCCTCGACCGCCAGCGACCGGCGCTCGTCCGAGAGGTCGTCCACCGCGACGATGTCGGCGTCCGCCGGCGGGTCCTCCACCGCCGTCGCGCCGAGGAGCCATTCGTACAGGAGCCCGCCGTCGATGTCGAGCGCGTATGCGCCGTCGTCGACCTCGTCGCCGACGAGTCGAACCGTCCGCTCGCCCGGCAAGAACGGCGGCTTTCCGGTCAACACGGTCGCGCCCGTCGCTCGAACCGGCCCGTCGGTCGCGGCGCCGCGTTCGAGGAACTCCGCGAGCGGACGCGGATGGACGCTGACGGGGCTGTCGGTCGGAAGGTCGTCGGCGTTGGCGAGGCGGAGGGTGTCACCGTCGGGGGCGCCGCCCTCCGGGTCGGCGTTCGGGTCCGATTCTGTCGCGTCGGCCGCGTCGGTCGCCGAACCCCCCGGCGAGTCGGTCGGAGCGTCCCCGAGACAGCCCGCGGCGGCGGCCGCACCGAGGGTCGCGAGGAGGGATCTGCGTCGCGTGGAGACCATATCACGGGTTTCTCGGATCCGGTGGAATGTGCTTTGTGGGCACGCCGGGTGCGACCGGCTCACGGCCCCGACGGGTCGTCGTCGCCCGCGACGCGCCGAACGTTCTCGTGGTACCGATCCTGGCGCCACACGTCCCAGATCAGGTCGGTGAGGACGTGGACGTACAGCACCACTGCCGTCGCCAGCGCGGCCGCGGTCGCGGTCACGCCGAGGCCGGCGACCGCGAGCGCGTTGCCGACGGCCCA
Protein-coding sequences here:
- a CDS encoding OBG GTPase family GTP-binding protein — translated: MGLEDEIEELREEIAETPYNKSTEAHIGRLKAKLAEKKEKLENQSSAGGGQGYAVEKTGDATVALVGFPSVGKSTLINALTNADSEIGEYEFTTLNVNPGMLKYRGANIQILDVPGLIEGAAGGRGGGKEVLSVVRTADLVVFMLSVFEIDQYERLRHELYENKVRLDTEPPNISVRKTHKDGIQVTMRDDVSLDEETVKDVLRAHGFVNADVTIPHDLTIDELIDGVMDNREYLPSIVAVNKADLIDEDYLPTVNEDLREHGIDPDDAIFISAEEEKGLDVLKERIFDALGLIRIYMDKPGRGVDYDEPLVLREGDTVGDACAKLGGSFDERFKFARVSGPSAKHDEQQVGQGHELADEDVLRIVARK
- a CDS encoding TIGR04206 family protein, which encodes MVGVWARLPRATPRRVLAAVLLCGLVPWSVQLFSASTIPFLRFVWGGLSFTPVIYARTLPEYLALSGSPLLVPWVVAAACWLLAVASASLALVDREDPRVTAGLLVLAGAVNASVALRFGIQPSRTGYPVGTLALWAVAAWRYRAWTRQ